A genomic segment from Mycoplasma sp. 1018B encodes:
- the rpsB gene encoding 30S ribosomal protein S2 → MTEQIKDETQKVSKPEEKKLIISRDKLLEAGTYFGHKTSQWNPKMKEFLLPNSQSKRGIHIIDTNSTLKRLEFIYKLLNKFAANPRTSFIFVGTKKQAKESIKENAIRTNSFYVSERWLGGTFTNFQTISKRIKTMEELEQMKLEGFPNRTKKEVLELEKKLAKLHTNLDGIKKMQGPTNFMIIADPNEDEIAVKEARKKGVKVIGLLDSNTDPDLVDFGIPANDDSAKSINVIITILADAIATARGGKAKFAYQGDEAIVLPKFEAEKKDSNRKVFVKKEAETTKGE, encoded by the coding sequence ATGACAGAACAAATCAAAGATGAAACTCAAAAAGTTTCAAAACCAGAAGAAAAAAAACTTATTATTTCTAGAGATAAATTATTAGAGGCTGGAACTTATTTTGGCCACAAAACTAGTCAATGAAATCCTAAAATGAAAGAATTTTTATTGCCAAATAGTCAATCAAAACGTGGTATTCACATTATTGATACAAATTCTACTCTTAAACGTTTAGAATTTATTTATAAATTGTTAAATAAATTTGCTGCTAACCCAAGAACTAGCTTTATTTTTGTTGGAACAAAAAAACAAGCAAAAGAATCAATTAAAGAAAATGCTATAAGAACTAACAGTTTTTACGTTTCAGAAAGATGATTAGGTGGTACTTTTACTAATTTCCAAACTATTTCAAAAAGAATTAAAACAATGGAAGAATTAGAACAAATGAAATTAGAAGGTTTTCCAAATAGAACTAAAAAAGAAGTTTTAGAATTAGAAAAAAAACTTGCTAAATTACATACAAATTTAGATGGTATTAAAAAAATGCAAGGACCTACTAATTTTATGATTATTGCCGATCCAAATGAAGATGAAATTGCTGTTAAAGAAGCAAGAAAAAAAGGTGTTAAAGTTATTGGATTACTGGATTCAAATACAGATCCTGATTTAGTTGATTTTGGTATCCCGGCAAATGATGATTCAGCAAAAAGTATTAATGTAATTATTACAATTTTAGCTGATGCTATTGCTACAGCAAGAGGCGGAAAAGCTAAATTTGCTTATCAAGGTGATGAAGCTATTGTATTACCAAAATTTGAAGCAGAAAAAAAAGATTCAAACCGTAAAGTTTTTGTAAAAAAAGAAGCAGAAACTACTAAAGGAGAATAA
- the tsf gene encoding translation elongation factor Ts: protein MAIDKLALIKEVRERTNGGMIDVKKSLEESNWDVEKAIIWLKSNGKIKAAKKADRVSAEGSLAIAKNAKRAVLVEINCETDFVAKNEQFKTAVQTVANALLESQVNNNEDLNKVVINGVTLNEFIDNLTATIGEKISFRRFVSLTANENEVLGAFAHINGQIGALVKIKGQNEELARNVAMHAAAMKPEYVFVNQVPAERIEILKAEFVKPTGFENKPANIQEKILQGSLDKKLAEFVLEKQAFMIDDSLTIEKLLSTQNSQLLDAVRYTVGEGIEKVVTDFAAEVAQQMNK, encoded by the coding sequence ATGGCAATTGATAAATTAGCTTTAATTAAAGAAGTTCGTGAAAGAACTAACGGTGGAATGATTGATGTTAAAAAATCATTAGAAGAATCAAATTGAGATGTTGAAAAAGCTATTATTTGATTAAAAAGTAATGGCAAAATTAAAGCAGCTAAAAAAGCTGATAGAGTTTCAGCTGAAGGTTCTTTAGCTATTGCAAAAAATGCTAAAAGAGCTGTTTTAGTAGAAATAAACTGTGAAACTGATTTTGTGGCTAAAAATGAACAATTCAAAACAGCTGTTCAAACTGTTGCAAATGCTTTATTAGAATCACAAGTTAATAACAATGAAGATTTAAATAAAGTAGTTATTAATGGTGTTACATTAAATGAATTTATTGATAATTTAACAGCAACCATTGGAGAAAAAATTTCATTTAGAAGATTTGTTTCATTAACTGCTAATGAAAATGAAGTTTTAGGTGCTTTTGCACATATTAACGGGCAAATTGGTGCTTTAGTTAAAATCAAAGGTCAAAATGAAGAATTGGCTAGAAATGTTGCAATGCATGCTGCAGCTATGAAACCAGAATATGTATTTGTAAATCAAGTTCCTGCAGAAAGAATTGAAATTTTAAAAGCAGAATTTGTCAAACCAACTGGTTTTGAAAACAAACCAGCAAATATTCAAGAAAAAATTCTTCAAGGTTCATTAGATAAAAAACTTGCAGAATTTGTTTTAGAAAAGCAAGCTTTTATGATTGATGATTCATTAACTATTGAAAAATTATTAAGTACTCAAAATTCACAATTATTAGATGCTGTTAGATATACAGTAGGTGAAGGAATTGAAAAAGTAGTTACTGATTTTGCTGCGGAAGTGGCTCAACAAATGAATAAATAA
- the mip gene encoding Ig-specific serine endopeptidase MIP — protein MKRKFKLLLTLNASSIFVLTPLFTACVNDEENIKEKKFNDVDTKPSDSKNKDTSKEKNKDYDNALAKEGDKVEVQPSGPNFLPNNTNTVNARIPGRPELVDTDYQSYNSLSPNEKSKIDLEAYIKALSDLNGDFKTVNDFIKVNYQVPSLNDQLQIDQYNEKAKQLNLPDYQSSILRNFSFKTSNDYLFLNPIRNSTKAAYWNSQPNNRGLPRYLPNELYKKVALESFAIEFSNSNDLIEKINPNNSYQLYKGTAWILDYELDENNYPTKWYLATNAHVAAAFLKDLKTNANTNDRFTNFIDQELEYEKYVKFKAVVDKGEAKWKEINDVYDEPIERLLKEKKHYLGLRQQAETDNDQTKVAYYQNLMNKITNEDLPKLYQEKNANVNKQWEALDLEFRKEYDQAKRQIDKGFLGTTKQISLTHFNENTPLDQWLNVNDLAYTAEKFTFKPEQVKLIYAGVDFLKTSPKDYVDNTSELSTLEESADFAVLEFNFKNSTNNYSYTKHTSDNNYFADVKVQNAQELAKIATSNFANWKKEDKFTFSSKSLKATYKEDEKEIIKNVPLTNGTKADIPKIDINLIALGFPLSNTDNFIERKYVETEDYYGKNSQSLWINKPFYIAEGKEIPNRISTKEYGNGFNKALSIRNHLDMPGILDYSIVNPLIHAENNKGYQYNFIKDNQSSYNKYEYTNYGLGYSLNSWQPLGGASGSSLRTIDNKIVGINFATADASGVSLTTYTQALRSEKDTYQGFYGKYQLEEYDLIYGGGENQRTSYREALKSHNEKIKTWLFPNGLEIENIPTEFRFNKKEA, from the coding sequence ATGAAAAGAAAATTTAAATTACTATTAACTCTTAATGCTTCAAGCATTTTTGTTTTAACTCCTTTATTTACTGCTTGTGTTAATGATGAAGAAAATATTAAAGAAAAAAAATTTAACGATGTAGATACAAAACCATCAGATTCAAAAAATAAAGATACTTCAAAAGAAAAAAATAAAGATTATGATAACGCTTTGGCAAAAGAAGGTGATAAAGTAGAAGTACAACCTTCAGGGCCAAATTTTTTACCTAATAACACTAATACAGTTAATGCAAGAATTCCTGGAAGACCAGAATTAGTAGATACAGATTATCAAAGTTATAATAGTTTAAGTCCCAATGAAAAAAGCAAAATAGATTTAGAGGCTTACATTAAAGCTCTTAGTGATTTAAATGGTGATTTTAAGACTGTTAATGATTTTATTAAAGTCAATTATCAGGTTCCTTCTTTGAATGATCAATTACAAATTGATCAATATAATGAAAAAGCAAAACAATTGAATTTACCTGATTATCAAAGCTCAATATTAAGAAATTTTTCATTTAAAACTAGCAATGACTATTTATTTTTGAATCCTATAAGAAATTCTACAAAAGCAGCTTATTGAAATTCTCAACCTAATAATAGAGGTTTGCCAAGATATTTACCTAATGAGCTTTATAAAAAAGTTGCATTAGAATCTTTTGCTATCGAATTTTCTAATTCTAATGATTTAATTGAAAAAATTAATCCAAACAATTCTTATCAATTATATAAAGGTACTGCCTGAATTTTAGATTATGAATTAGATGAAAATAATTATCCTACTAAATGATATCTAGCTACTAACGCACACGTTGCTGCTGCTTTTTTGAAAGATTTAAAAACTAATGCAAATACTAATGATCGTTTTACTAATTTTATAGATCAAGAATTAGAATATGAAAAATATGTAAAATTTAAAGCTGTTGTTGATAAAGGTGAAGCTAAGTGAAAAGAAATTAATGATGTATATGATGAACCCATTGAACGTTTATTAAAAGAAAAAAAACATTATTTAGGTTTAAGACAACAAGCAGAAACTGATAATGATCAAACTAAAGTAGCTTATTATCAAAATTTAATGAATAAAATTACGAATGAAGATTTACCTAAACTTTATCAAGAAAAAAATGCAAACGTTAATAAACAATGAGAAGCTTTGGATTTAGAATTTAGAAAAGAATATGATCAAGCTAAAAGACAAATTGATAAAGGTTTTTTAGGAACTACGAAACAAATTTCTTTAACACATTTTAATGAAAATACGCCATTAGATCAATGATTAAATGTTAATGATTTAGCTTACACTGCAGAAAAATTTACATTTAAACCTGAACAAGTTAAATTAATTTATGCTGGTGTAGATTTTCTTAAAACAAGTCCTAAAGATTATGTAGATAATACTTCAGAATTAAGCACTTTAGAAGAATCGGCTGATTTTGCAGTTTTGGAATTTAATTTTAAAAATTCAACGAATAATTATTCTTACACTAAACATACTAGTGATAATAATTATTTTGCTGATGTAAAAGTTCAAAATGCTCAAGAATTAGCTAAAATTGCAACAAGTAATTTTGCTAATTGAAAAAAAGAAGATAAATTTACGTTTTCTTCTAAATCATTAAAAGCAACATATAAAGAGGATGAAAAAGAAATAATTAAAAATGTACCTTTAACTAACGGAACTAAAGCTGATATTCCTAAAATAGATATTAATTTAATAGCTTTAGGATTTCCTTTATCAAATACTGATAATTTCATTGAAAGAAAATATGTTGAAACCGAAGATTATTATGGTAAAAATAGTCAAAGTTTATGAATAAATAAACCTTTTTATATAGCTGAAGGTAAAGAAATACCTAATCGTATATCAACTAAGGAATATGGCAATGGCTTTAATAAAGCCTTAAGTATAAGAAATCATTTAGATATGCCTGGTATTCTTGATTATAGTATTGTTAATCCTCTTATTCATGCTGAAAATAATAAAGGTTATCAATATAACTTTATAAAAGATAATCAATCTTCATACAATAAATATGAATATACAAATTATGGTTTGGGTTATTCTTTAAACTCTTGACAACCGTTAGGAGGAGCTTCTGGTTCAAGCTTAAGAACAATTGATAATAAAATCGTAGGAATTAATTTTGCTACAGCTGATGCAAGTGGAGTTTCTTTAACTACTTATACTCAAGCATTAAGAAGTGAAAAAGATACATATCAAGGTTTTTATGGTAAATATCAACTAGAAGAATATGATCTTATATATGGAGGAGGAGAGAATCAAAGAACTTCATATAGAGAAGCATTAAAATCTCATAATGAAAAGATTAAAACTTGATTATTTCCTAATGGTTTAGAAATTGAAAATATACCAACTGAATTTCGTTTTAATAAGAAGGAAGCATAA
- a CDS encoding putative immunoglobulin-blocking virulence protein, with protein MIRAKKIKLLINFGAISILGVAGAVTAKVITDNSSEKARDLNVIIASRGDISTINTKNVETNDSNSSNKDNNLKELPEPQKETTEVKQDIKEKEETKDPESKPAEPEPAEPEPAEPEPAEPEPAEPEPAEPEPAEPEPAEPEPAEPEPAEPEPAEPEPAEPEPAEPEPAEPEPAEPEPAEPEPAEPEPAEPEPAEPEPAEPEPAEPDPKPILEPKPENPVEEPIEPVIPSTNNQNDEEPEKQNSGSEEKDVDEKEEETKVFTDVPKQIENTEPPKDIVDEPIVVVKHEPVPEPEPEPIPRPEPEPDPEPIPEPEPQPMPKPEPESKKPTIEDMLPQASEGIVNINKLPDLDFSTLKPVETPKGQLSEIDKKTIRTAINNLVTISQNIPAKFTPEQINEINKSINDIRKLNAYTKNEGDNDWSSLLNGLIVSDGRTTEEKANAIGWPYKDNRHNYSLSFKLMWENYQKDLESMLAKGMVPSLHWGSFGNVWGFADHSDNVVRNKLIADNKKRYFPYDTEYKRTSGTIRNLDYEGFSKRDVTNTFRFLGASSNKGITVLEYNPTSAFAKSNVNEKRTIAVLDATNKEGYNSFLKFLLDAEKARKKIDGIVIKNMGLFDKTQDFSEILSKMPNSIQKLTLFFEGKDTSSLIGLKDKKIKEIDLYNSSNTIADDWAINPYALKGVENITFDYNYDIGLPGIPGNNRDMPGSIVFNTLKFDKGMTLDQINEGLKIALKDRFNERIFQGSFGDGSWPTYLDFSNIPKIRSLQGMNFYNRVFKKLTLFNKTNVFTVDAKTLHLQQWSALLIKGPDRPKLMFVSPRKVDTLYIQGNAVDLGDNWGPELYGLIESGKAVFNTVYVDNQVMANTLNDSQAFTTFGKTAIVKPSNFDTNGGNSEIISFD; from the coding sequence ATGATTAGAGCTAAAAAAATTAAATTATTAATTAATTTTGGTGCTATTAGTATTTTAGGTGTTGCTGGAGCAGTAACGGCTAAAGTTATAACTGATAATAGCAGTGAAAAAGCTAGAGATTTAAATGTTATTATTGCTTCAAGAGGCGATATTTCAACAATTAATACTAAAAATGTTGAAACTAATGATAGCAATTCATCTAATAAAGATAATAATTTAAAAGAATTACCAGAACCACAAAAAGAAACTACAGAAGTGAAACAAGATATTAAAGAGAAAGAAGAAACAAAAGATCCAGAGTCCAAACCAGCGGAACCCGAACCAGCGGAACCCGAACCAGCGGAACCCGAACCAGCGGAACCCGAACCAGCGGAACCCGAACCAGCGGAACCCGAACCAGCGGAACCCGAACCAGCGGAACCCGAACCAGCGGAACCCGAACCAGCGGAACCCGAACCAGCGGAACCCGAACCAGCGGAACCCGAACCAGCGGAACCCGAACCAGCGGAACCCGAACCAGCGGAACCCGAACCAGCGGAACCCGAACCAGCGGAACCCGAACCAGCGGAACCCGAACCAGCGGAACCCGAACCAGCGGAACCCGAACCAGCGGAACCTGATCCTAAACCAATACTAGAACCTAAACCTGAAAATCCGGTTGAAGAACCTATTGAACCAGTTATACCATCTACTAATAATCAAAATGATGAAGAACCAGAAAAACAAAATTCAGGTTCAGAAGAAAAAGATGTTGATGAAAAAGAAGAAGAAACAAAAGTATTTACTGATGTTCCAAAACAGATTGAAAATACTGAACCTCCTAAAGATATAGTAGATGAACCAATTGTAGTTGTTAAACATGAACCTGTTCCAGAACCAGAACCAGAACCAATTCCTCGACCTGAACCTGAGCCTGATCCGGAGCCTATTCCAGAGCCCGAACCTCAGCCAATGCCCAAACCAGAACCCGAATCTAAAAAACCAACAATAGAAGATATGTTGCCTCAAGCTTCAGAAGGTATTGTTAATATAAATAAATTACCTGATTTAGATTTTAGTACACTCAAACCTGTGGAAACTCCTAAAGGTCAATTAAGTGAAATAGACAAAAAAACTATTAGAACAGCAATAAATAATTTAGTAACAATTTCTCAAAATATTCCAGCAAAATTCACACCAGAACAAATTAATGAAATTAATAAATCAATTAATGATATAAGAAAATTAAATGCTTATACAAAAAATGAAGGAGATAATGATTGAAGTTCTTTATTAAATGGTTTAATTGTAAGTGATGGTAGAACTACTGAAGAAAAAGCGAATGCTATCGGCTGACCATATAAAGACAATCGGCACAATTATTCTTTATCATTTAAATTAATGTGAGAAAACTATCAAAAAGATCTTGAAAGTATGTTAGCTAAAGGTATGGTTCCTAGTTTACACTGAGGTTCATTCGGTAATGTTTGAGGTTTTGCTGATCATAGTGATAACGTAGTAAGAAATAAATTAATTGCAGATAATAAAAAAAGATATTTCCCATATGATACTGAATATAAACGTACTTCAGGTACTATTAGAAATTTAGATTATGAAGGTTTTAGTAAACGTGATGTTACTAATACTTTTAGATTTTTAGGAGCAAGTAGTAATAAAGGAATTACTGTTTTAGAATATAATCCTACTTCAGCTTTTGCTAAAAGCAATGTTAATGAAAAAAGAACTATTGCTGTTTTAGATGCAACAAATAAAGAGGGATACAATAGTTTTCTTAAATTCTTATTAGATGCTGAAAAAGCTAGAAAAAAAATTGATGGTATTGTTATAAAAAACATGGGATTATTTGATAAAACTCAAGATTTTAGTGAAATTCTTTCTAAAATGCCAAATAGTATTCAAAAATTAACGCTATTTTTCGAAGGCAAGGACACTTCATCATTAATTGGTTTGAAAGACAAAAAAATTAAAGAAATTGATTTATATAATTCAAGCAATACTATAGCTGATGATTGAGCTATAAATCCTTATGCACTTAAAGGAGTAGAAAATATTACTTTTGATTATAACTATGATATTGGCTTACCAGGCATTCCTGGAAATAATCGTGATATGCCTGGATCAATAGTATTTAATACTTTAAAATTTGATAAAGGTATGACTTTAGATCAAATTAATGAAGGATTAAAAATTGCTTTAAAGGATAGATTTAATGAAAGAATTTTTCAAGGTTCATTTGGTGACGGTTCATGACCAACTTACTTAGATTTTTCAAATATACCAAAAATAAGAAGTTTACAAGGTATGAATTTTTATAATCGTGTTTTTAAGAAATTAACTTTATTTAATAAGACTAATGTTTTCACTGTTGATGCAAAAACGCTTCATTTACAACAATGATCAGCTTTATTAATTAAAGGACCTGATCGTCCTAAGTTAATGTTTGTTTCTCCTCGAAAAGTTGATACACTTTATATACAAGGTAATGCTGTGGATTTAGGCGATAATTGAGGTCCGGAACTTTATGGATTAATTGAATCAGGCAAGGCAGTTTTCAATACTGTATATGTGGACAATCAAGTAATGGCAAATACATTAAATGATTCTCAAGCTTTTACTACTTTTGGTAAAACAGCAATTGTAAAACCAAGCAACTTTGATACTAATGGAGGAAATAGTGAAATCATCTCGTTTGATTAA
- a CDS encoding MSC_0624 family F1-like ATPase-associated membrane protein, with protein MKSSRLINPKVLRFNWEKENILRVIALSTLFIFVVIFGFLFEFAMKHLSVNLLSYEDLFNTSYTLHKGSNFYVFYTVILFGLLIIISTMKSYFLVNKNNLKFSKYITWYVLYNLYALALLVLFAFSLNVNSNTQANTLLKNSFVIIPLLIIDLSYDFFSLSMQNKYFTLDLRKIILEISYLLIKIVLIAIGFYVLQVFLADKQITAIFINNSFINRLQRIFVVTPIYKNLIIFALIFVFALMIAHKFFANKNKIFNSVIRNKILKHLVKNFLMLFLASIIFAFYALFKTKTKELIFKIENNNELIIFVLVISLIILLSLSFIFLTIFSQKWFNNFDQKKYFILNLLINSFLLLIANLLLNFQNRLIINITCLTLVFINYLTLLLKNKYKLNSFENLLLSFYLITGSAILIFSNLLYLTTNENNYYLLVWTHIFDIATVFVLASLVISLLMVISPIIYAILTKIINNIINKENIKKGKEHVQKVPKKSN; from the coding sequence GTGAAATCATCTCGTTTGATTAATCCAAAAGTTTTAAGATTCAATTGAGAAAAAGAAAATATTTTAAGAGTTATAGCTTTATCTACTCTGTTTATCTTTGTTGTTATTTTTGGCTTCTTATTTGAATTTGCTATGAAGCATTTAAGTGTTAATTTACTTTCTTATGAAGATTTGTTTAACACTTCTTATACTTTACATAAGGGATCAAATTTCTATGTATTTTATACTGTAATTCTCTTTGGTCTTTTAATAATAATAAGTACTATGAAAAGTTATTTTTTAGTCAATAAAAATAACTTAAAATTTTCTAAATATATTACATGGTATGTTCTTTATAATCTTTATGCTTTAGCTTTATTAGTTTTATTTGCTTTTAGTTTAAATGTTAATTCTAATACACAAGCTAATACCTTATTAAAAAATTCTTTTGTAATTATTCCATTATTGATTATTGATTTAAGTTATGATTTCTTTAGTTTAAGTATGCAAAATAAATACTTTACTTTAGATTTAAGAAAGATTATTTTAGAAATAAGTTATTTATTAATTAAAATTGTTTTAATTGCAATAGGTTTTTATGTTTTACAAGTTTTTTTAGCTGATAAACAAATTACCGCAATATTTATTAATAATTCTTTTATTAATCGTTTACAAAGAATTTTTGTTGTTACACCAATTTATAAAAATTTAATTATATTTGCTTTAATTTTTGTTTTTGCTTTAATGATTGCACATAAATTTTTTGCTAATAAAAATAAAATCTTTAATTCAGTTATAAGAAATAAAATATTAAAACACTTAGTTAAAAACTTTTTAATGTTATTTTTAGCATCGATAATTTTTGCTTTTTATGCTTTATTCAAAACTAAAACAAAAGAATTAATTTTTAAAATTGAAAATAACAATGAATTAATTATTTTTGTTTTAGTAATTTCTTTAATTATTTTATTATCTTTAAGTTTTATCTTTTTAACTATTTTTTCACAAAAATGATTTAATAATTTCGACCAAAAAAAATATTTTATTTTAAATTTATTAATTAATTCTTTTTTACTATTAATTGCAAATTTATTATTAAATTTTCAAAATCGCTTAATAATTAATATTACTTGTTTAACTTTAGTATTTATAAATTATTTAACTCTACTTTTAAAAAATAAATATAAATTAAATTCTTTTGAAAATTTACTTCTTAGTTTTTATCTTATAACGGGTAGTGCAATTTTGATTTTTAGTAATTTATTATATTTAACTACGAATGAAAATAATTATTATTTATTAGTTTGAACACATATTTTTGATATAGCAACCGTATTTGTTTTAGCTTCTTTAGTTATAAGTTTATTAATGGTAATTTCACCAATTATTTATGCTATTTTAACTAAAATAATTAATAATATCATAAATAAAGAAAACATTAAGAAAGGCAAAGAACATGTTCAAAAAGTCCCAAAAAAATCTAACTAA
- a CDS encoding DUF2714 domain-containing protein produces MFKKSQKNLTKSKKISNNQKIILEFNKKAQEYKNKILQEFNNVKNTNNFIDYEQFWNSFSLKFNYSEEELKNHLFTLLKNFFLSKKNLVLDQFVLTFSRDPRFNLNAFVPKIDFKANSNVADIDLTSNNDAIKANLNTFLNNLLDNNFKIEFLRDCIIFKSQLGYKLFIGEKFIDE; encoded by the coding sequence ATGTTCAAAAAGTCCCAAAAAAATCTAACTAAAAGTAAAAAAATAAGCAATAATCAAAAAATTATTCTTGAATTTAATAAAAAGGCTCAAGAATATAAAAACAAAATTTTACAAGAATTTAATAATGTAAAAAATACTAATAATTTTATTGATTATGAACAATTTTGAAATTCTTTTTCTTTAAAATTCAATTATTCTGAAGAAGAATTAAAAAATCATTTATTTACATTATTAAAAAATTTCTTTTTGTCAAAAAAGAATTTAGTTTTGGACCAATTTGTTTTAACTTTTAGTCGTGATCCAAGATTTAATTTGAATGCTTTTGTACCTAAAATAGATTTTAAAGCTAATTCAAATGTTGCTGACATTGATTTAACTTCAAATAATGATGCAATAAAAGCAAATTTAAATACTTTTTTAAACAATTTATTAGATAACAATTTTAAAATTGAGTTTTTAAGAGATTGTATTATCTTTAAAAGTCAATTAGGCTATAAATTATTTATTGGGGAAAAATTTATCGATGAATAA
- a CDS encoding MSC_0622 family F1-like ATPase gamma subunit, which produces MNKKSIETRYNSLKKIYKIVESNKNITLVNLLKLSRSISFYLDRMNYSKYIIEEVLKKFSADQSTLNKKNNLISFTKLKTLWVYISEEEKYSTNSYQKHEKHLVNVIDKNNDQIIVIGERAIRFAQKHNYHILFSYKQNEITYLSQILPKIIINSFQTQDFVNLNVIINSSKIKQKHIQLLPIYENNFVLEHHQSSSLFKSNLSSHKIGQNLDEFINSELESYLIFALYTLLTESALIYEKYKLVAQNSTLNDLEEKIKFQKRTLLKAKREKEIEEISILSKKKDLLHEKGGQK; this is translated from the coding sequence ATGAATAAAAAATCTATTGAAACTAGATATAATTCCTTGAAAAAAATTTATAAAATTGTTGAATCTAACAAAAATATTACTCTAGTTAATTTATTAAAACTTTCTAGATCAATTAGTTTTTATTTAGATCGTATGAATTATTCTAAATACATAATTGAAGAAGTTTTAAAAAAATTTAGTGCTGATCAATCTACTTTAAATAAAAAAAATAATCTAATTTCTTTTACTAAATTAAAAACTTTATGAGTTTATATTAGTGAAGAGGAAAAATATAGTACTAATTCATATCAAAAACATGAAAAACATTTAGTTAATGTTATTGATAAAAATAATGATCAAATTATTGTAATTGGTGAAAGAGCAATTAGATTTGCACAAAAACATAATTATCACATATTATTTAGTTACAAACAAAATGAAATTACTTATTTAAGTCAAATTCTACCTAAAATTATTATTAATAGTTTTCAAACTCAAGATTTTGTTAATTTAAATGTTATAATTAATTCTTCAAAAATCAAACAAAAACATATTCAATTATTGCCTATTTACGAAAATAATTTTGTTTTAGAACATCATCAATCTTCATCTTTATTTAAATCAAATTTATCTTCTCATAAAATAGGACAGAATTTAGATGAATTTATCAATTCTGAATTAGAATCATATTTAATTTTTGCTTTATATACTTTATTAACTGAATCAGCATTAATTTACGAAAAATATAAATTGGTTGCACAAAATAGTACTTTAAATGACCTTGAAGAAAAAATTAAATTTCAAAAAAGAACTTTATTGAAAGCTAAAAGAGAAAAAGAAATTGAAGAAATTTCTATTCTATCTAAGAAAAAAGATTTATTACATGAAAAAGGCGGACAAAAATAA
- a CDS encoding MSC_0621 family F1-like ATPase epsilon subunit: MIQLNLLSANNIQTTVKATDFKVNFNLNDKWNKIENNALLSFQNVLCSLTYNKKEYFIFFDSLLIQSNKGQINLYYNQEYFVYEQNDKNKNELKKLNQEYSKLKKDILLKTFQINDNNNASNIANLLILKQKAYRLKAQIYFSLFACEEPWK, encoded by the coding sequence ATGATTCAATTAAATCTTTTATCTGCTAACAATATTCAAACAACAGTAAAAGCAACTGATTTTAAAGTTAATTTTAATTTAAATGATAAATGAAATAAAATTGAAAATAATGCTTTATTAAGTTTTCAAAATGTTTTATGCTCTTTAACTTATAATAAAAAAGAATATTTTATCTTCTTTGATTCATTATTAATTCAAAGTAATAAAGGTCAAATAAATTTATATTACAATCAAGAATATTTTGTTTATGAACAAAATGATAAAAATAAAAATGAATTAAAAAAACTTAATCAAGAATATAGTAAATTGAAAAAAGACATTCTTTTAAAAACATTTCAAATTAATGATAATAATAACGCAAGCAATATTGCTAATTTACTAATTTTAAAACAAAAAGCTTATCGTTTAAAAGCTCAAATTTATTTCTCTCTTTTCGCATGTGAGGAACCATGAAAATAA